A single genomic interval of Gossypium raimondii isolate GPD5lz chromosome 11, ASM2569854v1, whole genome shotgun sequence harbors:
- the LOC105804339 gene encoding F-box/kelch-repeat protein SKIP25, protein METTPQCTNPTHSDSFDDSENGTLLPGLPDDLAQRCLSSLSPSLLFSVCHPWRRLLYFPSFPPFFSLYVLFSPLHGPTTTNPVPGGIDPQNSIEFFSFDPISSSWTPLPTPPQNPPLHLLHRHPSFLSRNLPIQSLTVSNHLVLIAATTHKLFPALSSPLVFHPESNSWFYGPQISTPRRWCVTGSAQGAVYMASGVGSHYQGDIARSMERWDLNKKRESWGWENKAPLKDGRFSREEVEAVGYRGKLCMVNVKGNAVKEGAVYDVELDKWEEMPPGMVAGWNGPAATMDEDVIYVIDEVKGRLSKYDGEKDCWEKVIELEQLKRAEQITAGRGKICAISAKGEKIIVVDVRDKPARFWEVAPPPGMEVVAVHVLPRMISRQH, encoded by the coding sequence ATGGAAACCACTCCTCAATGCACCAACCCAACTCATTCTGATTCCTTTGATGATTCTGAAAATGGAACCCTTTTGCCAGGCCTCCCTGACGATCTTGCTCAACGCTGTCTCTCCTCTCTTTCTCCTTCCCTTCTTTTCTCCGTTTGCCATCCATGGCGTCGCCTCCTTTACTTTCCTTCTTTCCCTCCCTTCTTCTCCCTCTATGTCCTTTTTTCTCCTTTGCACGGTCCCACTACCACAAACCCTGTCCCTGGAGGAATTGATCCTCAAAACTCTATCGAATTCTTCTCCTTCGATCCAATCTCATCATCTTGGACTCCCCTTCCCACTCCTCCCCAAAACCCTCCTCTTCATCTCCTCCATCGCCACCCTTCTTTTCTGTCCCGAAACCTTCCAATTCAATCTTTGACGGTCTCCAACCATTTAGTCCTCATAGCTGCCACCACTCACAAGCTTTTCCCTGCACTTTCCAGCCCTTTGGTGTTCCACCCGGAGTCTAACAGCTGGTTTTATGGCCCCCAGATCTCCACCCCGCGCCGATGGTGTGTTACAGGCTCAGCCCAAGGTGCGGTCTATATGGCAAGCGGTGTTGGCTCCCATTACCAAGGAGATATAGCAAGGTCAATGGAAAGGTGGGACCTAAACAAGAAGAGAGAAAGTTGGGGTTGGGAAAACAAGGCACCGCTTAAAGATGGAAGATTTAGTCGAGAAGAAGTGGAAGCAGTTGGATATAGAGGGAAACTTTGCATGGTTAATGTGAAAGGCAATGCAGTAAAGGAAGGTGCAGTTTACGATGTGGAACTGGATAAGTGGGAAGAGATGCCTCCAGGGATGGTTGCTGGTTGGAATGGGCCGGCGGCAACTATGGATGAAGATGTGATTTATGTGATCGATGAAGTGAAAGGAAGGTTAAGCAAATACGATGGTGAAAAAGATTGTTGGGAGAAAGTGATTGAGTTGGAACAGCTTAAACGTGCAGAGCAGATAACAGCTGGGAGAGGGAAAATATGTGCAATTTCAGCAAAAGGGGAAAAGATTATAGTGGTGGATGTAAGGGACAAGCCTGCCAGGTTTTGGGAGGTGGCGCCACCACCTGGGATGGAAGTGGTGGCGGTGCATGTCTTGCCTAGGATGATTAGTAGACAACACTAG